One Streptobacillus ratti genomic region harbors:
- a CDS encoding carbohydrate ABC transporter permease, which produces MFNSIKKINFKKIDYSAYLFILPVMIFFSTFVLYPMAKGIYLSLFRFRGRNTTFVGLKHYIDLFSDEVFIKSTTNTIVITMIAVPIVVAFSIFVAINIYEKSALVRSIFRGIFYIPAISSVVSVTVVWNWIYHPKYGILNYVLNSTHITSNQIDWLGNPRTAIYAIIAILITTSVGQPIILYVAALGNVPKDLIEASKIDGATDSQCFRKIIWPTIKPTTLYIVVVTTINSFQIFALIQLLTAGGPNYSTSTIMYLVYQKAIVETRFGVSSAMGVLLAIIIGIISVIQFKFLSHDVD; this is translated from the coding sequence ATGTTTAATTCTATTAAAAAAATAAACTTTAAAAAAATAGATTATAGTGCATATTTATTTATTTTACCAGTAATGATATTCTTTTCAACATTTGTTTTATATCCAATGGCTAAGGGGATTTATTTATCTTTATTTAGATTTAGAGGACGTAACACAACATTTGTAGGATTAAAACATTATATAGATTTATTTAGTGATGAAGTGTTTATAAAATCAACAACAAATACTATAGTAATTACTATGATAGCAGTACCTATTGTAGTTGCATTTTCTATATTTGTTGCTATTAATATTTATGAAAAAAGTGCATTAGTAAGATCGATTTTTAGAGGTATATTTTATATACCAGCTATATCATCAGTAGTTTCAGTTACTGTTGTATGGAATTGGATTTATCATCCAAAGTATGGAATATTAAATTATGTTTTAAATAGCACACATATTACAAGTAACCAAATAGATTGGCTTGGTAATCCTAGAACGGCTATATATGCCATTATAGCGATACTGATTACTACTAGTGTTGGTCAACCTATAATTTTATATGTAGCAGCTTTAGGAAATGTTCCTAAAGATTTAATAGAGGCATCAAAAATTGATGGTGCTACAGATTCTCAATGTTTTAGAAAAATTATATGGCCAACTATTAAACCAACAACATTATATATAGTGGTTGTTACAACAATTAATAGTTTTCAAATATTTGCTTTAATACAATTATTAACAGCAGGTGGACCAAATTATTCAACATCGACAATAATGTATTTAGTTTACCAAAAAGCAATAGTAGAAACTAGATTCGGTGTTTCATCAGCAATGGGAGTATTGCTTGCGATTATAATTGGTATAATTTCAGTAATACAATTTAAATTCTTATCACATGATGTAGATTAA